A region of the Rissa tridactyla isolate bRisTri1 chromosome 18, bRisTri1.patW.cur.20221130, whole genome shotgun sequence genome:
CGTCCCTGTCCCCTTTGGGGACCAGCACATTTCAAGCAGCCCTTTGGCCTCATGCCCCCCCCTCCGCTGGACGACGTGTGTCCCCCCTGGGCCATCCAGGACTCggctgccccgtccctccctcATTGCGGGCAGGAACAGACGGGGTCTGTCCCGACCTAATGTCAATATTGGATTTTCCGGCGCGGTCGCAGGGACCCGGCAGTGGACGCACCTCTCCCCACCGGCCGCACAGAAGGGGCTTTCATAGCCCCACAGCGCAAGCCctgcctgggaggggggggggggacaggcaggcagcCGGCCCTCTGCCCCCGCCAAAACgctgccagggcaggcagagcccgtCCTGCCCAGCAAGTCTGGGCACGGCAGAGGAGTCGCCACAGTTTCGGGCTCGGGGGTTTGGGCGCTGGCTTTACACAGGGTTTCATTACAGGCAGGAGGCGGGAGCTGGGTAACGCCTTTGAAGGGTCCTATCCTTACCCCCCCCTCTTTAAGTGATGCCCGGGCACATCCTTCCATCCCCCAGGGTGTCCCTGCTCCACCGGCCCCATGGAGCTGGAGCTATTCAGGGCCAAAATCAGCCCAACGCTGCCCTGGGCTGGCCCTGTGCCCCGCGGGAGGGATGCTCAGCTTTGCCATGTGCCAGTGAGACCCCCCCCAGGATGTTCattgggctggggggggctgtgcctGACCCCCACCCCATCTCCCATCCCAGGTTCGACTACCAGGAGCTGCTGCACAATTCCACCTTCTGCATCGTGCCCCGGGGCAGGCGCTTGGGCTCCTTCCGCTTCCTGGAAGCACTGCAGGTACAAGGcgggtgggggggatgggggacCCCCATCCCGGAGTCTGGGGGCTCTGTCCCAGCCTGTGTGGGGTCCCACCGCAGGCCGCCTGCATCCCGGTGCTGCTGAGCGACGGCTGGGAGCTGCCCTTCGCCGAAGCCATCGACTGGAGCAAAGCTGCCGTCGTGGGCAATgagcggctgctgctgcaggtaccGCGGCCGGATCCTGCCCCACACAAGGGACCCCCCCCAAGATGTTGATGCCAGTGGTGGCGGAGCCCCCCAGTCAAGCTTGGGGGTGAAACCTCCACAGCTGAGCATGGTTACTCTGCCACGGCTGGATGCAGGGGGGTCTCATCCAGCCCGGAGTGGGGGTCCCATCCCAGCTGCAGTCCTGGGGCATCAATTATCTCACTGGGGGGGCTGTTGAGCATCTCCCCAAACCTCAAGCCCTTGGGGGTCCTGGGCCGGATCCTGCTCCGGGGAGGGGAGGTGACAGAGCCGCGGTGGGACGGTGGCACAGCATCCTTGGCCACGGGGTGTCCCTCGGGATGGTGTGGAGGTGGCAGAGGCAAGGCAGCCctgccggggggctggggggaggacgGTGAGAAGCCAGCTCCCCCCCTGCTGCCGCAGATCCCCTCCGCTGTCCGCTGCATCCACCCGGAGCGGGtgctggctttccagcagcagacCCAGTTCCTCTGGGACGCGTACTTCTCCTCCGTCGACAAGATCGTGCACACCACGCTGGAGGTGAGCCCCCCCTCAACCTcagctgcccccccgccccggaccccGGGGTCACAACCGGGGTACTGAGAGCGTCTCCCCGGCCTCTGGCAGATCATCAAGGACCGGCTGCTCCCACACCATTCCCGCTCCCGCTTCCTCTGGAACACGCTGCCCGGGGGGCTCCTGGCCCTGCCCGACTTCTCCACCCACCTCGGGGACTTTCCCTTCTACTACTTGCAGCACGGTAGGACCCCGCCTGCCCCCGCTGAGCACGGCCAACTCAGTGCATGCCACaacacctctcctctccccctcctttttcagGCTCAAGCCCCTCGGAGAAATTCACAGCTTTCATCCGGGCCGTCTCGCCAGCCGactccctctcccagcccatcCTCAGGCTCATCCAGGCCGTCTCCGGATCCCAGTACTGCGCCCAGGTCGGGGGAGCTGAGCCCCGCGCCACTCGGTGCAGCTCCCGGGGATGCAgcgggagggacggggcagggtCCTGTGTGCTGGGAAGGGCgagggtggggttggggtgggacGGGGTGGCTGGTGGTGTCACCCCTgggtgggcagagctgtctccccAGCCCGCCGGGGTGGAGGTGGGACCCACCTGTGGGTTTATTGTAGTCCAAACCGCCGTGAGATGGTTTTGGGGTGAGCTGGGTTAAAGCAGGTcccgctgcggggctggggagggttcAGCTCTGGCCACCCTGCAAACACCCATCTGCCAATGCACCCCAACGGGTCAGCCCGGCCAAACGCCCCCGGACACGCTGGTCCTCCCCCGCTGCAGATCCTGGTGCTGTGGAGCTGCGAGAAGCCACCGCCGCCCAGCGGGAAATGGCCCCAGACCACCGTGCCTCTGACCATCATccagggcagggggaaggtgaGAGGAGCCAGGACGTGGGCAGGGAGCCGGGATGCGGGCAGGGAGCTGGAGCATCCACCCCATGGCACATCCCAAcccaattttttcccccctcccataGCTCAGCGACCGCTTCTTCCCCTACGCGGCCATCCAGACGGACGCCGTGCTCAGCTTGGATGAGCACACCAGCCTCTCGACCAGCGAGGTGAGGCCATGGATGCCACGGTCCCCAGCCCCGTGGAGCTGGGGCAAGTCCCGTGCTGAGCCAGGAAGGATGCTCAGTGGTCaccgtggggctggcagggagcagtgCCCGCTGTCCCCATGTCACCCACGCCCAGTGGCGACGGCGAGCCCCTTCCTGCAGGTCCCCGCAGACGGGTGACACCGTCCCCCGTCCCGTGCTAGGTGGACTTTGCCTTTGTGGTGTGGCGCAGCTTCCCTGAGCGCATCGTGGGCTTCCCCACGCGCAGCCACTTCTGGGACCCCGAGCAGAGGCGCTGGGGCTACACCTCCAAGTGGACCAACGAGATCTCCATCGTCCTCACCGCTGCCGCCTTCTACCACAGGTACCCAGCCGGGGagaggctggtggggtggggtctcAGACGCATCCTGCATCCCCCATCGGTCCCTCCCCAGGTATTATCACAGCCTCTTCACGGAGTTCctgccggcggggctgcgggagctggtgGATGGCCTGGCCACCTGCGAGGACATCCTGATGAACGTCCTCGTGGCCGCTGTCACCAAGCTGCCGCCCATCAAGGTCACCCAGCGGAAGCAGCACAAGGAGACGGTGTCCCAGCAGGTAGGGTGCAAGGATGGGGATGCGGGGACCCCCCCGGTTGGGGAGCGGAGCCCCTCACCCCCGCGCTCCCCTCCTGCCAAGGTGAAGGGCACGGCGGGGACGGCCGGCGGCCGGCGtttctcccagcagcaggacTGCCTCAACCAGCTGGCGGACTGGTTCGGCTACATGCCCCTCGTGTCCTCCCAGTTGCGCCTCGACCCCGTCCTCTTCAAGGACCAGGTCTCCGTCCTGCGCAAAAAATACCCGCGCTTGGAGAAACCCTGagggctgccggggagcggggtCGGGGCCGGCTCCGGGTGCCCTATTCCCGGTGCACGGAGCCCTCCCGGAGCAGACGGTCGCTGCTGACGGGGTTTTACTCGTTATTGGGTTTTACTTGTTATTGGGTTTTACCAGTTATTGGGTTTTACCAGTGCAATAAAGGTGGGTGGAGAGGCAGAGTCTGGCCAGCGGATGTAGGATGCGGGGAGCGGGATGTGCCCGGCAGGGAGCACCGGGAGCACCAGCGGTTTGGTACACCGGTGCTTCTGCCATCGGCGGCCACCCGGGCACCCTTGGGAATAACCCGTGCAGCACCCGGCCGCACacgcagccccccccagcccccagccccgcagggagGGCGAGTCCTTTGGCTTCCCAAGGGCAAACAGAGGAGCGATAAGCGGTGAGAGCGTGTCTTCCCGGCCCCCAACTGGGATgggtccccctgcagcccccgggcaccccagCACTCCCTTGCTTCTCAGCGCTCCCTGAAGAAGGGAAATGGGttgtttcagctgttttttccccagctgaatAGAAATAGTGGCAATTAAGGCAATCGCTGGCCTCCAGCAGCCGTGCTCCTCTGGCTGCCACGGCCATGGGTCCGTCCTTGCTGCCTTCGCTCCCAGCCGACACCCGAGATAACGCCCCGGCGCCAGCAGACCCAACATCCCCCCCGCACGCAACCAGCCCTTTGCTCCGCTTTATTTTCCACGTATGAAAAGTCCCCCCTTGGGATGCaagggggctgttgggggggggtgtgtctcaGTCGCGGGGGGGCTGGCATTCCCGGCAGTCCCGCATCTCCTCGGAGTAGCTCTCCACCTGGATGGTGGTGGTGTGGAAGCGGAAGGTGCCCTGCAGCCGGGAGCTGGcctcctccagcacctcctgcgCGCTGGCGCCCGCGTCTGCAAGGAGCAAGGGAGGGGACATCGGGGTGCGGGTGAACCCCGaatcccacccccaccccttccATCGCTTCCCGGGGAGTGACACTCACTGATGGCGATGTGCACCGAGAGCAGGGGCTGCGCCGCCGTCAGCGCCCAGATGTGGAGGCTGTGCACGGCCTCCACCCCCCGCACCGCCAGCAGCGTCTCCCGCACGGCGTTGAAGTCCATCCCTTTGGGAgtgcctggggagggagagccgCAGGCGCTGGAGGGACGGGGGCCGCGGCACCCATGGgtggcccagacacccccccccggtGAGTCCCTACCCTCCATGAGGACGAGGAGGACGTCGCGGAGGATGGTCAGCGTCGTCCCCAGCACCAGCGCGGAGAAGAGGAAGGTGCAGATGGGATCCACGTATTTGTActcgggctgggggggggtgggagagggtgaCGTCCCTCCGGCGCTGTCACCTCACCCCAAATCCCCATCGGCACCAGCAGAGAGGGGACATGATCCCCTCCATCTCCCGCCAGTGCCTGGCCAGGGCTGGCTGAAGCCGCTGTCCCTGTGTCCGCAGCATCCCTTTTGCCCCCGTGACCCCCCCAGACCTTAAAGAAGATGATGTAGGAAGCAACGAGGACGCCGACGCTCTGCAGCAGGTCCCCCACGACATGGACGAAGGCGGCGCGGACGCTGGCGTTGGGCTGCTCGCCGCCTGCCCCGTGGCTGTGCCCGTGCCCCGTCTGGTGCAGGGCCACCCCCatcctgcagagcagggcagcgGTGACATCCCTGGGGCCAGCGGGCACAGGGTGGGGGACACTcagtggggtgggggagtggCGAGAGCCGGCTGTACGTACACGATGTTGACGGCCACGGCGCAGGCGGAGGTGATGAGCATGACGCTGCCCTCGATGTCGTAGTCGGCCGAGATCAGGCGCTGGGCAGCCAGGTAGACCAGGACGCCCGTCACCACCCAGATGGAGAGCACGGACAGCAGGGCCCCCAGAATCTCTGCGGagagccacccccccccccccgagccccacaTTGCTGTTTCACTGCTGCACCAAGCCTGAGCACCCCCCCCGGCAGCACCGGGGCGCGGCGTGGGCACCCAGCACCCATCCGCTCGGTGCCTCTGCCCAGCCCGTGGACACGGTGCTGGGGCTTTTTCAGGGCTCCCCATGCCCCCCCATGCTCCCCGAGGCTCCTGGTCCCCGTGGGGAGGGGACCCTGGGATGCTCCGAGTCCTCCCTGGGGACCCCGGTACCCGGACGGCAGCCCCGGGGGTGAAACCACCCCGTTACCTGCCCGGTGCCAGCCGAAGTTCATGGTTTTGGTGGGGGGACGTGAGGACACCCAGAGCGCAAAGAGGCTGATCATGATGCTGGCAAAATCCGTCAGGAGGTGGGCTGCGTCCGTCAGGATGGCCAGGCTGTGCGCCAGGTACCCGCCTGCGGAGAGGGGACATCGGGGACATCGGGGTGGCATCGGGAAGGCGGGGGGTCACCCTCAAGCCAGGCATAGACCAGGT
Encoded here:
- the EXTL1 gene encoding exostosin-like 1 isoform X1; the encoded protein is MQTRKKYIFLTFLASWLLLFFFGGDQLRRFAFFSGRKAEARRNWPHWTDRSLLKSFADPEELQSDGDPSLPSPRERRAARLSVYKNSGCRMETCFDFSRCEKNGFKVFTYPRERDQPLSESYSKILTSIERSRYYTPNPAEACLFILSIDTLDRDHLSGQYVRNVDEKIRGFPLWNGGRNHLIFNLYSGTWPNYTEDLGFDIGQAILAKASFYTENFRPGFDISIPLFSKDHPQRGGERGWLYQDSIPPKKKYLLVFKGKRYLTGIGSGTRNALHHIHNGKDIVSLTTCKHGKDWEKHKDTRCDKDNVDYEKFDYQELLHNSTFCIVPRGRRLGSFRFLEALQAACIPVLLSDGWELPFAEAIDWSKAAVVGNERLLLQIPSAVRCIHPERVLAFQQQTQFLWDAYFSSVDKIVHTTLEIIKDRLLPHHSRSRFLWNTLPGGLLALPDFSTHLGDFPFYYLQHGSSPSEKFTAFIRAVSPADSLSQPILRLIQAVSGSQYCAQILVLWSCEKPPPPSGKWPQTTVPLTIIQGRGKLSDRFFPYAAIQTDAVLSLDEHTSLSTSEVDFAFVVWRSFPERIVGFPTRSHFWDPEQRRWGYTSKWTNEISIVLTAAAFYHRYYHSLFTEFLPAGLRELVDGLATCEDILMNVLVAAVTKLPPIKVTQRKQHKETVSQQVGCKDGDAGTPPVGERSPSPPRSPPAKVKGTAGTAGGRRFSQQQDCLNQLADWFGYMPLVSSQLRLDPVLFKDQVSVLRKKYPRLEKP
- the EXTL1 gene encoding exostosin-like 1 isoform X3, whose amino-acid sequence is MQTRKKYIFLTFLASWLLLFFFGGDQLRRFAFFSGRKAEARRNWPHWTDRSLLKSFADPEELQSDGDPSLPSPRERRAARLSVYKNSGCRMETCFDFSRCEKNGFKVFTYPRERDQPLSESYSKILTSIERSRYYTPNPAEACLFILSIDTLDRDHLSGQYVRNVDEKIRGFPLWNGGRNHLIFNLYSGTWPNYTEDLGFDIGQAILAKASFYTENFRPGFDISIPLFSKDHPQRGGERGWLYQDSIPPKKKYLLVFKGKRYLTGIGSGTRNALHHIHNGKDIVSLTTCKHGKDWEKHKDTRCDKDNVDYEKFDYQELLHNSTFCIVPRGRRLGSFRFLEALQAACIPVLLSDGWELPFAEAIDWSKAAVVGNERLLLQIPSAVRCIHPERVLAFQQQTQFLWDAYFSSVDKIVHTTLEIIKDRLLPHHSRSRFLWNTLPGGLLALPDFSTHLGDFPFYYLQHGSSPSEKFTAFIRAVSPADSLSQPILRLIQAVSGSQYCAQLSDRFFPYAAIQTDAVLSLDEHTSLSTSEVDFAFVVWRSFPERIVGFPTRSHFWDPEQRRWGYTSKWTNEISIVLTAAAFYHRYYHSLFTEFLPAGLRELVDGLATCEDILMNVLVAAVTKLPPIKVTQRKQHKETVSQQVGCKDGDAGTPPVGERSPSPPRSPPAKVKGTAGTAGGRRFSQQQDCLNQLADWFGYMPLVSSQLRLDPVLFKDQVSVLRKKYPRLEKP
- the EXTL1 gene encoding exostosin-like 1 isoform X2; this translates as MQTRKKYIFLTFLASWLLLFFFGGDQLRRFAFFSGRKAEARRNWPHWTDRSLLKSFADPEELQSDGDPSLPSPRERRAARLSVYKNSGCRMETCFDFSRCEKNGFKVFTYPRERDQPLSESYSKILTSIERSRYYTPNPAEACLFILSIDTLDRDHLSGQYVRNVDEKIRGFPLWNGGRNHLIFNLYSGTWPNYTEDLGFDIGQAILAKASFYTENFRPGFDISIPLFSKDHPQRGGERGWLYQDSIPPKKKYLLVFKGKRYLTGIGSGTRNALHHIHNGKDIVSLTTCKHGKDWEKHKDTRCDKDNVDYEKFDYQELLHNSTFCIVPRGRRLGSFRFLEALQAACIPVLLSDGWELPFAEAIDWSKAAVVGNERLLLQIPSAVRCIHPERVLAFQQQTQFLWDAYFSSVDKIVHTTLEIIKDRLLPHHSRSRFLWNTLPGGLLALPDFSTHLGDFPFYYLQHGSSPSEKFTAFIRAVSPADSLSQPILRLIQAVSGSQYCAQILVLWSCEKPPPPSGKWPQTTVPLTIIQGRGKLSDRFFPYAAIQTDAVLSLDEHTSLSTSEVDFAFVVWRSFPERIVGFPTRSHFWDPEQRRWGYTSKWTNEISIVLTAAAFYHRYYHSLFTEFLPAGLRELVDGLATCEDILMNVLVAAVTKLPPIKVTQRKQHKETVSQQVKGTAGTAGGRRFSQQQDCLNQLADWFGYMPLVSSQLRLDPVLFKDQVSVLRKKYPRLEKP
- the SLC30A2 gene encoding proton-coupled zinc antiporter SLC30A2 isoform X2, with protein sequence MAPVEEKRHLLSEGAGGSYLGTVQKNGHNSVQGQAPALELGARSSRHCHTRGGDGHPGQQQRARRKLYLAASICLVFMVGEAVGGYLAHSLAILTDAAHLLTDFASIMISLFALWVSSRPPTKTMNFGWHRAEILGALLSVLSIWVVTGVLVYLAAQRLISADYDIEGSVMLITSACAVAVNIVMGVALHQTGHGHSHGAGGEQPNASVRAAFVHVVGDLLQSVGVLVASYIIFFKPEYKYVDPICTFLFSALVLGTTLTILRDVLLVLMEGTPKGMDFNAVRETLLAVRGVEAVHSLHIWALTAAQPLLSVHIAINAGASAQEVLEEASSRLQGTFRFHTTTIQVESYSEEMRDCRECQPPRD
- the SLC30A2 gene encoding proton-coupled zinc antiporter SLC30A2 isoform X1; the encoded protein is MAPVEEKRHLLSEGAGGTPATSPLPDRSYLGTVQKNGHNSVQGQAPALELGARSSRHCHTRGGDGHPGQQQRARRKLYLAASICLVFMVGEAVGGYLAHSLAILTDAAHLLTDFASIMISLFALWVSSRPPTKTMNFGWHRAEILGALLSVLSIWVVTGVLVYLAAQRLISADYDIEGSVMLITSACAVAVNIVMGVALHQTGHGHSHGAGGEQPNASVRAAFVHVVGDLLQSVGVLVASYIIFFKPEYKYVDPICTFLFSALVLGTTLTILRDVLLVLMEGTPKGMDFNAVRETLLAVRGVEAVHSLHIWALTAAQPLLSVHIAINAGASAQEVLEEASSRLQGTFRFHTTTIQVESYSEEMRDCRECQPPRD